CCCGATGCATCGGTGGCGGGTTGAAAGCGGGTGGCCTGTACGGCATGGATGGCAGAGTCGCCAAGACCGTGGCCAAGATCGCTGGTGACGCCCAGAACCTGGACAGCACCAGAAGAAGAGACGCGGAGCCGAACTGAGACGACACCTTCGATATGAAGGTTGCGCGCCTCAGCGGTGTACTCTGGCTTGGGTTTGAAGAGAACCTTGGGTGCAGACTTAGCTGTGGGAGCCGCTGGGCCGCCGGGCTTCGGCATCGGTGGAGGAGTGTTTTGGCCGAGGTTGACGACGCCGGCCGAGCGGCCTGGAGCATTCATCGGTCCAGTGCCACCAGTGACTCCAAGCTTGACGCCAACGACGCCAGCTGATGCGTTATCTCTGCCGTGCATGTTCTGACTGCCGGCTGAACCTGAACCAAGATTGACAACGGTTGATTGTGCTCCCATGCCATTATTCGAAGCTGGCATGCCGGACATTCCCTTGTTGCCAAGGTTGATAGAAGTTGTTGAAGGACGATTCGATGGTGCTATGGGATTGGTCTGCGAACCCAGTGCAACGGCAGTTGGGTGGGGAGAGTTGTTGATCAACGCAGCGGGCTGGGCCTGGGCGAGGCTGACGACCTTGGGAGCCGGCGGAGGTTGAACCAGCTTGGGAGGTGCCGGAAGAACGACTGGCATCGGTTGCGCCATCTTGATTTCAGGTGGCTTCGGAACATCCGGCAACTTTACATCAGGCAGTTTAATTTTTGGCGGCTCAACCTTTACCACGGGAGTGGGAGGAAGTTTTGGCGGCTTGATCTTGATCGGTGGCGGCTCATCGGGCTTCTTCATCGGAATCGGCTCGGTCAACTCGGTGAGCTTGTGACGCGTGTCGATCGTCTTCTTCGCGGCG
This Tunturibacter gelidoferens DNA region includes the following protein-coding sequences:
- a CDS encoding energy transducer TonB; the protein is MAKPLRSDDPTPQNMQFAHFGVLNDGNQSKSSLFTSIALNVILALCAIIIGAAAKKTIDTRHKLTELTEPIPMKKPDEPPPIKIKPPKLPPTPVVKVEPPKIKLPDVKLPDVPKPPEIKMAQPMPVVLPAPPKLVQPPPAPKVVSLAQAQPAALINNSPHPTAVALGSQTNPIAPSNRPSTTSINLGNKGMSGMPASNNGMGAQSTVVNLGSGSAGSQNMHGRDNASAGVVGVKLGVTGGTGPMNAPGRSAGVVNLGQNTPPPMPKPGGPAAPTAKSAPKVLFKPKPEYTAEARNLHIEGVVSVRLRVSSSGAVQVLGVTSDLGHGLGDSAIHAVQATRFQPATDASGHPIDWEGVVNVAFQLAG